One Papaver somniferum cultivar HN1 chromosome 10, ASM357369v1, whole genome shotgun sequence genomic window carries:
- the LOC113318727 gene encoding structural maintenance of chromosomes protein 1-like encodes MPSLSYHGKIVRLELENFKSYKGLQVIGPFYDFTAIIGPNGAGKSNLMDAISFVLGVKSAHLRGAQLKDLIYAFDDKEKEQKNRKAFVKLVYQLSSGVELQFRRTITSAGGAEYRLDEKVVTWDEYNNKLKSLGILVKARNFLVFQGDVESIASKNPKELTGLLEHISGSDELKKEYEALEEQKGRAEEKSALVYNKKRTVVMERKQKKEQKEEAEKHNRLQDQLKALKKDHFLWQLLNIERDTVKTKAELEEEKKSLEEIMMNQEKYELEETEKRKEQSGHSKAITLCERKIAEKKVKLDKMQPELLKSKEELSRISSKIKSRKKELEKKKEERRKHGEEIKRLESDFHQISKKLDDLHEKSQHGSGKLQLEDNKVLEYHRIKEEAGMKTAKLREEKEVQDRQQHADMEARKNQEENLQQLKTREQELESQVEQMQARQEKIVESLRKHKEERASVKKDLNKMQDEHRESKNKYESLKVKISEVEKKLRDLKADKYENERDVRLSQAVGTLKRLFPGVHGRITDLCRPTQVKYNLAVTVAMGRFMDAVVVEDEHTGKECIKYLKQQQLPPQTFIPLQSVRVKPVSEKLRTLGGTAKLIFDVIQFDPSLERAILYAVGNTLVCDKLEEAKDLSWSRERYKVVTVDGILLTKSGTMTGGISGGMEARSKQWDDKAIGDIKKTKERYELEMESLGSIREMQMKESEASGKISGLDKKIQYSEIEKVNIKDKLAKLKQEKLNVKEEISRIEPELRKLQNQTEKRKKDMEKLENRINVIVDRIYDEFSKSVGVNNIREYEESQLKRAQQTAEERISMSNQMSKLKSQLEYEQKRDMDSRIRELESNLDSLDKELKLIQTKEEKDKQGTEKYTSEIDQLNTEVQELKSQLDVCEKVMQKMKKQRSSILTRIGESRSRINPKETQIEQLHSQRQEIIEKCELEQIELPIVDDPMETGSSMQLPVFDYSQLSRSHQQELRPSEREKLDLEFKHKMDNLVSEIERTAPNLKALDQYVALQEKEREVVEEFEAARKEEKEITDRYNAVKQRRYELFTEAFNHISSNIDKIYKQLTKSSTHQLGGTAYLNLENEDDPFLHGIKYTAMPPTKRFRDMEQLSGGEKTVAALALLFSIHSYKPSPFFILDEVDAALDNLNVAKVAGFIRSKSCENSVRRSDSSNQEDSEGGNGFQSIVISLKDTFYDKAQALVGVYRDSERGCSRTLTFDLTKYRE; translated from the exons ATGCCATCACTAAGTTATCACGGAAAGATTGTTAGATTGGAGTTAGAAAACTTCAAATCATATAAAGGATTGCAAGTAATTGGTCCTTTTTATGATTTTACAGCAATAATAGGTCCAAATGGAGCAGGGAAATCGAATCTAATGGATGCTATTAGTTTTGTACTTGGTGTGAAATCTGCTCACTTACGTGGTGCTCAATTGAAAGATCTGATTTATGCATTTGACGATAAAGAAAAAGAACAGAAGAATAGAAAAGCTTTTGTAAAACTCGTCTATCAATTGAGTAGCGGAGTTGAACTTCAATTTAGAAGAACTATTACTAGTGCTGGTGGTGCTGAATATAGACTTGATGAGAAAGTTGTTACTTGGGATGAGTATAATAATAAGTTAAAATCTCTTGGGATTTTAGTTAAAGCAAGAAATTTCCTTGTTTTTCAG GGCGATGTGGAGTCAATTGCATCAAAGAATCCAAAAGAATTAACAGGGCTTTTGGAGCATATCTCTGGTTCGGATGAGCTTAAGAAAGAGTATGAGGCTCTGGAGGAACAAAAGGGCAGAGCTGAAGAAAAGTCAGCACTTGTCTATAATAAGAAACGGACAGTTGTTATGGAAAGGAAGCAGAAAAAGGAACAGAAAGAAGAGGCTGAAAAACATAACCGCCTACAAGATCAACTG AAAGCTTTGAAGAAGGATCACTTTTTATGGCAATTACTTAATATTGAAAGGGATACAGTGAAGACAAAAGCCGAActcgaagaagaaaagaagagccTCGAAGAAATTATGATGAACCAAGAGAAGTATGAACTTGAGGAAACAGAAAAGCGGAAAGAACAATCTGGACACTCAAAGGCGATTACGCTATGTGAAAGAAAGATTGCCGAAAAAAAAGTTAAACTTGATAAGATG CAACCCGAGCTTCTGAAGTCAAAGGAGGAATTATCTCGAATtagttcaaaaataaaaagtaGGAAGAAGGAactagagaaaaagaaagaagaacggAGAAAGCATGGAGAAGAAATCAAAAGGCTAGAAAGCGACTTCCACCAGATTTCAAAAAAACTAGACGACCTACATGAAAAGAGTCAACATGGGTCTGGGAAACTTCAGCTGGAGGATAACAAAGTTCTGGAGTATCACAGGAT TAAGGAGGAAGCTGGAATGAAGACTGCAAAATTGCGAGAAGAAAAAGAGGTTCAGGATAGGCAACAGCACGCTGATATGGAAGcgcggaaaaatcaggaagaaaaTCTTCAACAGTTAAAAACCCGCGAGCAAGAGCTGGAGTCACAGGTGGAACAAATGCAAGCAAGGCAGGAAAAGATCGTGGAATCCTTACGGAAGCACAAGGAAGAGCGTGCCAGTGTAAAAAAGGATTTAAACAAGATGCAAGATGAACATCGGGAATCCAA GAATAAGTATGAATCGTTGAAGGTAAAGATTAGTGAAGTCGAAAAAAAGTTGCGTGATCTAAAGGCCGATAAGTACGAAAATGAACGTGATGTAAGATTGTCTCAAGCAGTCGGCACTCTAAAGCGCCTTTTTCCTGGAGTCCATGGTCGCATAACTGATCTCTGTAGACCTACCCAAGTCAAATATAACCTTGCTGTTACTGTTGCCATGGGTAGATTTATGGATGCTGTCGTGGTTGAGGATGAACATACAGGAAAAGAATGTATTAAG TACCTGAAGCAACAGCAGCTTCCCCCTCAGACTTTTATACCTCTACAGTCAGTACGTGTGAAACCAGTTAGTGAGAAGTTGAGAACTTTGGGCGGAACTGCAAAGCTGATCTTTGATGTTATTCA ATTCGACCCATCCTTGGAGAGGGCTATATTATATGCAGTGGGAAATACTCTGGTTTGCGACAAGCTTGAAGAAGCAAAGGATCTTAGCTGGAGCAGGGAGAGGTACAAGG TGGTGACTGTCGATGGGATTCTTCTAACCAAGTCAGGTACAATGACTGGTGGGATTAGTGGCGGGATGGAGGCTAGGTCAAAGCAGTGGGATGATAAAGCAATTGGAG ATATCAAGAAAACCAAAGAACGGTATGAGTTGGAGATGGAAAGCCTTGGATCTATCAGAGAAATGCAGATGAAAGAGTCTGAGGCGTCTGGAAAAATCTCTGGTCTTGATAAGAAGATCCAGTACTCAGAAATCGAGAAG GTGAACATTAAGGACAAGCTTGCAAAGCTCAAGCAGGAAAAGCTTAatgttaaagaagaaattagtagGATTGAGCCTGAACTTCGAAAG TTGCAAAACCAAACTGAGAAAAGGAAGAAAGATATGGAGAAGCTTGAAAACCGGATTAATGTGATTGTGGATCGCATTTATGATGAATTTAGTAAATCTGTGGGAGTGAACAATATCCGTGAATATGAAGAGAGTCAGCTCAAGCGTGCACAGCAAACAGCTGAAGAAAGGATCAGCATGAGTAACCAGATGTCGAAGTTGAAGTCCCA ATTGGAGTATGAGCAGAAGAGAGACATGGACTCACGGATCAGGGAGCTAGAATCTAATCTTGACTCTTTGGACAAAGAGCTAAAACTGATTCAGACAAAAGAGGAGAAAGACAAACAAGGCACTGAAAAGTATACCAGTGAGATAGACCAATTGAATACAGAAGTTCAAG AGTTGAAGTCCCAGTTGGATGTGTGTGAGAAGGTCATGCAGAAAATGAAGAAGCAACGGTCTAGCATTTTGACAAGAATAGGGGAATCCAGATCTCGGATAAATCCGAAG GAGACGCAGATTGAACAATTACATTCACAGAGGCAAGAAATAATAGAAAAATGTGAACTAGAGCAGATAGAACTTCCTATTGTGGATGACCCAATGGAAACAGGATCGTCTATGCAGTTACCTGTTTTTGACTATAGCCAGCTAAGCAGATCACATCAGCAAGAGCTGCGCCCATCGGAGAGGGAGAAGCttgatttagaatttaaacacaaAATGGAtaacttagtctcagaaattgaACGAACAGCTCCCAATTTAAAGGCACTGGACCAATATGTAGCTCttcaagagaaggaaagagaagtGGTTGAAGAGTTTGAAGCTGCTAGGAAAGAAGAAAAGGAGATCACTGATAGGTACAATGCTGTCAAACAAAGAAG GTATGAGCTTTTTACAGAAGCTTTCAACCACATCTCCAGTAACATTGACAAGATTTACAAGCAACTTACAAAAAGTAGCACACATCAGCTTGGTGGAACTGCGTATCTAAATCTGGAAAATGAGGACGATCCTTTCTTACATGGCATCAAGTACACAGCCATGCCCCCAACAAAGCGTTTCCGTGACATGGAACAACTCTCTGGTGGGGAGAAGACCGTCGCAGCACTTGCACTGCTTTTCTCTATCCACAG CTACAAGCCTTCTCCATTTTTCATCTTGGACGAGGTTGATGCTGCATTGGATAATTTGAACGTTGCCAAGGTTGCTGGCTTCATCAGGTCGAAATCATGCGAGAATAGTGTTAGACGTAGTGATAGTAGTAATCAAGAGGACTCTGAAGGTGGGAATGGATTCCAGAGTATTGTCATCTCTCTCAAGGATACCTTTTACGATAAGGCCCAAGCATTGGTTGGGGTTTACAGGGACTCCGAAAGAGG